The Leptospira sp. WS39.C2 genome contains a region encoding:
- a CDS encoding FecR domain-containing protein produces the protein MYFTNFPYFTFPLGPKKRTTSDSFLDFLCTTQTQNLSKIFLFLLISYFFLPFSEVHAESKKQIVQPSPDDGITIIVEKGQTLSIISKTYLDDPRKWKELLKSNQIDNPNLIIPGMKLWIPKSLGKKPLADLQRFTGTTEVLKISKKQNDWANAKNGEGLYAKDEVRTLKDSEAQFVFLSGSRFEITENSHVIMERGKTDSEPDELFLRRGRIRSLIPKSSGPNQKMFLLKTESAESVVKGTDFLTEVDGSGNTTLSCYEGGVAVTAEKVTVLVNQGYATFVEKGKAPLKPFPVPNPPIPENK, from the coding sequence ATGTATTTTACCAATTTCCCCTATTTTACATTTCCTTTAGGTCCAAAAAAGCGTACCACGAGTGATTCTTTTTTGGACTTTTTATGTACAACCCAAACTCAAAACCTCTCAAAAATCTTTTTATTCCTCCTAATTTCCTATTTCTTTTTGCCATTTTCGGAAGTACATGCGGAATCAAAAAAACAAATTGTGCAACCAAGTCCCGATGACGGGATCACTATCATAGTGGAAAAAGGACAAACCCTAAGCATCATTTCCAAAACCTATTTGGATGATCCTAGGAAGTGGAAAGAACTTCTCAAATCCAATCAAATCGATAATCCAAATCTCATTATACCTGGGATGAAGTTGTGGATTCCTAAAAGTTTGGGAAAAAAACCACTCGCCGACTTACAACGATTTACGGGAACCACAGAAGTTTTAAAAATCTCAAAAAAACAAAATGATTGGGCAAATGCAAAAAACGGTGAAGGATTATACGCAAAAGATGAAGTAAGAACCTTAAAAGATTCAGAAGCTCAATTTGTATTCCTTTCTGGATCTCGATTTGAAATCACTGAGAATAGCCATGTGATAATGGAACGTGGAAAAACAGACTCCGAACCGGATGAACTTTTTTTAAGGCGTGGTAGAATCCGCTCCCTCATTCCTAAATCTTCTGGACCAAATCAGAAGATGTTTTTATTAAAAACGGAATCTGCGGAATCCGTCGTCAAAGGGACAGATTTTTTAACAGAAGTTGACGGAAGTGGGAATACAACTCTCAGTTGTTATGAAGGTGGAGTGGCTGTCACAGCGGAAAAAGTCACAGTACTCGTGAACCAAGGTTATGCGACTTTTGTCGAAAAAGGCAAGGCACCTTTAAAACCATTTCCTGTTCCAAATCCCCCCATTCCTGAAAACAAATGA
- a CDS encoding (Fe-S)-binding protein, with amino-acid sequence MDIGRILFHLLFTAFFVVANVVFVRAILYRLGLIFNGRPAFFNEDAKKNLNIGFRLKSFFVNVILQKKNFREPVRGIMHAFVFYGFIVYTIHTTSQMIAGVFGYAMEDPYQFALPNFLLGEAANHIYEQTVNYVSILVLTGLGFFAWRRWIKKAKGLDVHSPASAIVISMIATLMVTTLLGNGAKTVAATYYTHAGFIDGAIGKLWESVGVANSSADIFFQIMWWGHIITVFSFMLYVPTSKHAHLIFAPFNYFLATDTPKGQLSKLNLDDENAVWGSNRVEDFPWPNLLDGMSCIECGRCQVECPANRTGKVLNPKAIIVELKHQMLEKMPEVAAARAGKTPEEGAEAVAALETGVINSHEGLSEEALWGCTTCYACVEACPVGNNQVNAIIEMRRHLVLAESKMSPELQKAFTNMENNSNPWGVGAHTRADWAEGLNVKVLSEAEDKNVDVLYWVGCAGAFDERNKKISRDFVKIMQKADVNFGILGTEEGCSGDSARRGGNEYLYQTLAQTNVDTINGYGIKKIVTACPHCYNTIKNEYPQFGGNFEVIHHSEYINQLSKDGKIDVKVADDAKTGKYTYHDSCYIGRYNNNYDNPRDVVKKVSGGKIEEAVDHHSKGLCCGAGGAQYWMEEHVDESNPESMRVNSKRTGQLLDTGATTIATACPFCITMITDGVKAAEKIDSVKVKDIAELVAENID; translated from the coding sequence ATGGATATCGGAAGAATTCTCTTTCACCTATTATTCACAGCTTTTTTCGTCGTGGCAAACGTAGTGTTTGTCCGCGCTATCCTTTACAGGCTCGGATTGATCTTCAATGGTCGTCCTGCATTTTTTAATGAAGATGCAAAAAAGAACCTAAACATCGGATTCCGTTTAAAAAGTTTTTTCGTAAACGTAATCTTACAAAAGAAAAACTTCCGTGAACCAGTACGCGGGATCATGCATGCATTTGTTTTTTATGGATTCATCGTGTATACGATCCATACAACAAGCCAAATGATCGCGGGTGTTTTTGGTTATGCCATGGAAGACCCTTACCAATTTGCTCTGCCAAATTTTTTACTTGGCGAAGCGGCAAACCATATCTACGAACAAACTGTTAACTATGTATCGATTTTGGTTTTAACTGGTCTCGGTTTTTTTGCATGGAGACGATGGATCAAAAAGGCGAAAGGTCTAGATGTTCACTCACCTGCTTCTGCCATCGTGATCAGTATGATTGCCACTCTTATGGTTACCACCTTACTTGGAAATGGTGCCAAAACAGTTGCAGCAACTTACTACACACATGCTGGTTTTATTGATGGTGCGATTGGAAAACTTTGGGAATCGGTGGGAGTGGCAAACTCTTCTGCAGATATCTTTTTCCAAATCATGTGGTGGGGCCATATCATCACTGTATTCTCCTTTATGTTGTATGTTCCTACTTCAAAACATGCTCACTTAATTTTTGCTCCGTTTAACTACTTTCTCGCAACGGATACTCCCAAAGGGCAACTTTCCAAACTCAATTTGGATGATGAAAATGCAGTTTGGGGATCCAACAGAGTGGAAGACTTTCCTTGGCCAAACCTACTCGACGGTATGTCATGTATTGAATGTGGTCGTTGCCAAGTCGAATGCCCTGCCAATCGCACTGGTAAAGTATTAAACCCAAAAGCCATCATCGTAGAACTGAAACACCAAATGTTAGAAAAAATGCCAGAAGTGGCAGCGGCTCGTGCTGGTAAAACTCCTGAAGAAGGTGCAGAAGCAGTCGCAGCTCTAGAAACTGGTGTGATCAACTCACACGAAGGTTTAAGCGAAGAAGCACTTTGGGGATGTACTACTTGTTATGCGTGTGTCGAAGCATGCCCCGTTGGTAACAACCAAGTGAATGCCATCATTGAAATGCGCCGCCACTTAGTTCTTGCTGAATCTAAAATGAGTCCAGAACTTCAAAAAGCTTTTACTAACATGGAAAACAATTCGAATCCATGGGGTGTGGGCGCTCACACTCGTGCAGACTGGGCAGAAGGATTAAATGTAAAAGTTCTCTCAGAAGCAGAAGACAAAAACGTAGACGTACTCTACTGGGTAGGTTGTGCGGGAGCTTTTGATGAAAGGAACAAAAAGATTTCTCGTGACTTTGTGAAAATCATGCAAAAAGCGGATGTGAACTTTGGAATCCTTGGAACTGAAGAAGGATGTTCTGGAGACTCAGCTCGCCGTGGTGGTAACGAATACCTCTACCAAACATTAGCACAAACAAACGTAGATACAATCAACGGATACGGAATCAAAAAAATTGTAACCGCTTGTCCACACTGTTATAACACCATCAAAAACGAATACCCACAATTTGGTGGAAATTTCGAAGTCATCCACCACTCGGAATACATCAACCAACTTTCCAAAGATGGTAAAATTGATGTGAAAGTGGCTGATGATGCCAAAACAGGCAAGTATACTTACCATGACTCTTGTTACATCGGACGTTATAACAATAATTACGATAACCCTCGTGATGTTGTGAAAAAAGTATCTGGTGGAAAAATTGAGGAAGCAGTCGACCATCACTCCAAAGGACTTTGTTGTGGTGCGGGTGGTGCACAGTACTGGATGGAAGAACACGTAGATGAATCCAATCCAGAAAGTATGCGAGTCAATAGCAAACGTACAGGCCAACTCCTTGATACGGGTGCAACGACGATCGCTACTGCTTGCCCGTTCTGTATCACAATGATCACGGATGGAGTCAAAGCTGCGGAAAAAATTGATTCCGTAAAAGTAAAAGATATTGCAGAACTTGTAGCCGAAAATATCGACTAA
- a CDS encoding SpoIIE family protein phosphatase produces MRIGLEKLRSFYSNFVYVIRSKSFFKLFLSLVIFIILPYSLVVGRMIYQEYKEALDWNQRFQLIRIQLLAIDLENQIRSNIHNEYAIKTFPLTALNNQSELSQLCSSSPTTPINDISFYILPCKFDDEFQSYILIIESRKIYLYDAKFLEDILLDSPFSDPNEGLFILNGNGDYGISGFIEDGFLVSDEWKTISKSSLQTNSNLPTLKEVQKDDFGYFLVGVPLYGLPIHLFVVSPIHLVLYPILISLKTNITTLLGILLFTFLFSIFISMKEIESKQKLNLILKEFPHAAILYDSTGNIILQNPNIERKLNISNVTIYQEPLSVWLAKEVIEFIKEIKGDKNHYQNLRKEEIECYSSDGSILLLEITYQIWYLEQKNNLASGALILVQNITKKRLEFEREMDYAKDLQKKYLPARIQIFPKLDFEIFYKPLIQVGGDYYDYIDLGNNRYIFALGDVIGHGVKAAMMMTVLKVLFHQIVKSEPDPKKILIKMNEGISIHFPDPYAFVPFLFLLFDLNENRVYYGNAGHPGMVHYSNEGFHCYEKLNPMFGMIPSFDPKILDFPISVGDRFYLFTDGLKDVENRNKEKLWESELISFFNRMANNHISLVKQELDFKIRTYSEGQELLDDITWIGIDII; encoded by the coding sequence ATGAGGATTGGATTAGAGAAACTTCGAAGTTTCTATTCGAATTTTGTCTATGTCATTCGATCAAAATCTTTTTTTAAACTTTTTCTTTCATTAGTTATTTTTATAATTTTGCCTTATTCCCTAGTTGTAGGTCGAATGATTTATCAGGAATACAAAGAAGCATTGGATTGGAACCAAAGATTCCAGCTAATCCGGATCCAACTGCTTGCTATTGATTTAGAAAACCAAATCAGGTCAAATATACACAATGAATATGCAATAAAAACATTCCCTTTAACTGCATTAAATAATCAAAGTGAACTTTCGCAACTATGTTCATCTTCACCGACAACCCCAATAAATGATATTTCCTTTTATATCCTTCCTTGTAAGTTTGATGATGAATTTCAATCTTATATATTAATAATAGAAAGTAGAAAAATATACTTATATGACGCTAAATTTTTGGAGGATATTTTACTTGATTCTCCCTTTAGCGACCCTAACGAAGGTTTGTTTATACTAAACGGAAATGGTGATTATGGCATATCCGGTTTTATTGAAGATGGTTTTTTAGTATCAGATGAATGGAAAACTATATCAAAGTCCTCACTGCAAACAAATTCTAATCTTCCAACTTTAAAAGAAGTACAAAAAGACGATTTTGGATATTTCCTAGTTGGTGTGCCGTTATATGGACTACCCATTCATTTATTTGTTGTGAGTCCGATTCATTTAGTATTATACCCTATCCTTATTTCATTAAAAACCAACATAACAACACTTTTAGGAATCCTCTTATTTACCTTTTTGTTTTCTATTTTTATTTCAATGAAAGAAATAGAATCAAAACAAAAACTGAATTTAATTCTGAAAGAATTCCCCCATGCCGCGATTTTATATGATTCCACAGGCAATATTATTTTACAAAATCCAAACATTGAGCGAAAACTAAATATTTCAAATGTCACCATTTACCAAGAGCCATTATCAGTTTGGTTGGCAAAAGAAGTGATCGAATTTATCAAAGAAATCAAAGGAGATAAAAATCATTATCAAAACTTGCGTAAGGAAGAAATTGAATGTTATAGTTCTGACGGTTCCATTTTACTTTTAGAGATTACTTATCAAATTTGGTATTTAGAACAAAAAAACAATTTGGCAAGTGGCGCTTTAATATTAGTTCAAAACATAACCAAAAAAAGATTGGAATTTGAACGTGAAATGGATTACGCCAAAGATTTACAGAAAAAATACCTTCCCGCTCGTATTCAAATTTTCCCTAAATTAGATTTTGAAATATTTTATAAACCACTCATCCAAGTTGGTGGTGATTATTATGATTATATCGATTTAGGTAACAATCGTTACATTTTTGCACTCGGTGATGTCATTGGACATGGTGTGAAAGCAGCGATGATGATGACTGTTCTCAAAGTATTATTCCATCAAATTGTAAAATCTGAACCAGATCCAAAGAAAATATTGATAAAAATGAATGAAGGGATATCCATCCATTTTCCAGATCCTTATGCATTTGTTCCATTTTTGTTTTTGCTCTTCGATTTAAATGAAAATCGAGTGTATTACGGTAATGCAGGCCATCCTGGTATGGTACATTATTCAAACGAAGGTTTTCATTGTTATGAAAAGTTAAACCCCATGTTTGGTATGATACCATCATTTGATCCAAAAATATTGGATTTTCCAATCTCTGTTGGGGATCGGTTCTATTTATTTACGGATGGATTAAAAGATGTAGAAAATCGTAATAAGGAAAAATTATGGGAATCCGAACTAATCTCTTTTTTTAATCGAATGGCAAATAACCATATTTCATTAGTAAAACAAGAATTAGACTTTAAAATCAGAACCTATTCAGAAGGACAAGAGTTACTCGATGACATCACTTGGATAGGAATCGATATAATATAA
- a CDS encoding 6-bladed beta-propeller produces the protein MSHYIGGQRGSFLRKFVTTIFLLVCTQIFPLDFPNFSLGEENAKEEFKRGLTYKNLREYSAAKERFQKAVNLKKDFHLARLELANNYYLLGEWEEALDELEILATKAKNDLIISNKIETLRLAIAGGVTEKEKIYFKTIEGDSIRGYRFRNPVDITFDEDGNFYVAGFDTSNVIKFNAQGTAISNWRGGITRKLERPVSIVYHKQKIYIADFARDEVLVFDLTGSFLFSIGSPGKGPGQFRGPSSLCFDSTDNLYVADSGNGRIQKFNEKGQFVLEILGLGISKLINPSGITIDKNKLYVVDKDKLQVFVFDGDGNTLETINKPEWKKPRNIRILEDQIFLTDELTGIWTYSMLNGDWRQLPKFRDKKGVYRVLFRPFATNIDSTGSLYFVDFGKHRIDIFSQKNNLLSNLDLKIESIDTSDFPNIHIYTRVKNRGGKELIGIDRLSFRIFENDNMTPLFSLANKNKINQKLHIAMVFENSESLKKGKLNLEDGLFPLFRSLHDTDHITLYRAGKDSQLILPETVSLRDILAKIRDSQPEEKFNFGKASIAALKKLSMETGPKVLVYLVSKEAKEESFYQYQKSRIVSYAKAHSIPIYVLTTNPNPSLEESWSDITSPTNGKYIFLDGEGEERELYKSFRSHTDYRYILSYKTDTNPELINRYIKIGIGVDHRGVKGRDEGGYFVPEPR, from the coding sequence ATGTCCCATTATATTGGGGGACAAAGGGGAAGTTTTTTGCGAAAGTTTGTAACCACCATCTTTCTTTTGGTCTGCACCCAAATTTTTCCTCTAGACTTTCCCAACTTTTCCTTGGGGGAAGAGAATGCCAAGGAAGAATTCAAACGCGGTCTCACCTATAAAAATTTAAGAGAATATTCTGCAGCCAAAGAACGGTTTCAAAAAGCAGTAAATCTCAAAAAAGATTTCCATTTGGCAAGACTAGAGCTAGCAAACAACTACTACTTATTAGGTGAATGGGAAGAAGCTTTAGATGAGCTGGAAATCTTAGCAACAAAAGCGAAGAATGATTTAATCATTTCAAATAAAATTGAAACATTAAGATTAGCAATTGCTGGTGGAGTAACAGAGAAAGAAAAAATTTATTTCAAAACCATTGAAGGTGATTCCATCCGAGGTTATCGGTTTCGTAATCCTGTAGACATAACCTTCGATGAAGATGGAAATTTTTATGTAGCAGGATTTGATACCTCGAATGTAATCAAATTCAACGCACAAGGTACAGCAATTTCCAATTGGCGAGGTGGAATCACTCGAAAACTAGAAAGACCAGTCTCCATTGTGTACCACAAACAAAAAATTTATATTGCTGACTTTGCAAGAGATGAAGTTCTTGTTTTCGATTTAACTGGTAGTTTTCTATTTTCAATTGGAAGTCCCGGAAAAGGCCCCGGACAATTCAGAGGCCCCTCTTCTCTTTGTTTTGATTCGACAGACAATTTATATGTGGCTGACTCAGGTAATGGACGGATTCAAAAATTTAACGAAAAAGGCCAGTTTGTTTTAGAAATATTAGGTCTTGGAATTTCTAAATTAATCAATCCTTCAGGAATCACCATTGATAAAAATAAACTGTATGTCGTGGATAAAGATAAATTACAAGTATTTGTGTTTGATGGTGATGGTAATACATTAGAAACAATCAATAAACCAGAATGGAAAAAACCTCGTAATATTCGAATTCTGGAAGACCAAATTTTTTTAACAGATGAATTAACTGGAATTTGGACCTACTCTATGTTAAATGGAGATTGGAGACAATTGCCGAAATTTCGCGATAAAAAAGGTGTTTATAGAGTCTTATTTCGCCCTTTTGCTACTAATATCGATTCAACAGGTAGTTTGTATTTTGTAGATTTTGGCAAACATCGGATAGATATCTTTTCTCAAAAAAATAATTTATTATCTAATTTGGATCTAAAAATTGAATCCATTGATACCTCTGACTTTCCTAACATCCATATTTACACACGTGTGAAAAATAGAGGTGGGAAGGAACTCATCGGTATTGACCGTTTGAGTTTCAGAATATTTGAAAATGATAATATGACTCCTTTATTCTCATTAGCAAACAAAAACAAAATCAATCAAAAGTTGCACATTGCAATGGTGTTTGAAAATAGTGAAAGTTTAAAGAAAGGAAAACTCAATTTAGAAGATGGATTGTTTCCTCTTTTTCGCTCCTTACATGATACGGATCATATAACTTTATACAGAGCTGGAAAGGATAGCCAATTGATTCTTCCAGAAACTGTTTCTTTAAGAGATATTTTAGCCAAAATCCGCGATAGCCAACCGGAAGAAAAATTTAATTTTGGAAAAGCTAGTATTGCTGCTCTAAAAAAACTCTCTATGGAAACTGGACCTAAAGTGTTGGTGTATTTAGTTTCCAAGGAAGCCAAAGAAGAAAGTTTTTACCAATACCAAAAATCAAGAATTGTTTCCTATGCCAAAGCACATTCAATTCCAATATATGTTTTAACCACAAATCCCAATCCATCATTAGAGGAATCTTGGTCCGATATCACAAGTCCAACGAATGGAAAATACATTTTTTTAGATGGAGAAGGTGAAGAACGAGAGTTATACAAATCTTTTCGATCCCATACTGACTATCGTTACATTCTTTCTTATAAAACCGATACGAATCCAGAACTCATCAATCGTTATATCAAAATTGGGATAGGTGTAGATCATCGAGGAGTAAAAGGTAGAGATGAAGGGGGTTATTTTGTTCCAGAACCTCGTTAA
- a CDS encoding peptide chain release factor 3 produces the protein MSPESIEKEVNRRKTFAIIAHPDAGKTTLTEKLLLYGGAIQLAGAVKAKKEGKSATSDWMAMEKERGISITSAALQFEYKNNILNLLDTPGHEDFSEDTYRTLMAADTAVMVLDAGKGVEPQTIKLFRVCRDRGIPIITFINKMDRPTKDLYALLDEIEKVLGIKAVPDVWPLGTGFDFKGVYDLRDKQLYLFDRTPGGKQKAGFRMSGPNDQNLDDQFDEEIVKAFREQIDLVENGIGQVDKNSFLLGKETPVYFGSAVNNFGIELFLNKFLELAPGPDHIPLRDGNYLDPINAPFSAFVFKVQANMNKAHRDRIAFLRICSGVFERGLNVNHNRLDKPVKLSSSFAFFGQDRNTVDLAYPGDIIGLVNPGTFKIGDVLSTGNTPPLRPLPSFAPELFATISCKDTLQLKSFKKGLDQLAEEGILHLFTSRTIGGGVPIIGAMGKLQFEVFQRRLKDEYGADTSINILPYGISRWVKKEDRSKIPSNANLVEDLFGNMALLFDTEWDMNYFHKNNEGIELLDNPPLEE, from the coding sequence ATGTCTCCTGAAAGTATCGAAAAAGAAGTCAACCGCCGGAAAACCTTTGCCATTATCGCCCATCCCGATGCGGGGAAAACGACTCTCACTGAGAAATTGCTCCTCTACGGAGGTGCGATCCAACTTGCAGGTGCCGTAAAAGCCAAAAAGGAAGGGAAATCGGCGACTTCCGATTGGATGGCAATGGAAAAAGAACGGGGGATTTCGATCACTTCGGCTGCCTTACAATTTGAATACAAAAACAATATTTTGAACCTCCTAGACACTCCTGGCCACGAGGATTTTTCAGAAGATACCTACAGGACACTTATGGCTGCTGATACAGCTGTCATGGTTTTAGATGCCGGGAAAGGGGTCGAACCACAGACCATTAAATTATTTCGTGTCTGCCGTGACCGCGGAATCCCCATCATCACCTTTATCAACAAAATGGACAGACCCACAAAAGATTTGTATGCTCTTTTGGATGAAATTGAAAAGGTCCTTGGAATTAAAGCTGTACCTGATGTTTGGCCACTAGGAACAGGATTTGATTTTAAAGGAGTGTATGATTTACGAGACAAACAATTGTATTTGTTCGACCGAACACCTGGTGGAAAACAAAAAGCAGGGTTTCGGATGTCAGGTCCCAATGACCAAAACTTGGACGATCAATTTGATGAAGAAATTGTAAAAGCGTTTAGAGAACAAATTGATTTGGTTGAAAATGGAATTGGGCAAGTTGATAAAAATTCATTTTTACTCGGGAAGGAAACTCCAGTTTATTTTGGATCTGCTGTAAACAATTTTGGTATTGAATTATTTTTAAATAAATTTTTAGAACTAGCGCCTGGCCCGGATCATATTCCACTTAGAGATGGAAACTATTTGGATCCAATCAATGCGCCATTTAGTGCATTTGTTTTTAAAGTACAAGCTAACATGAATAAGGCGCATAGGGACCGAATTGCGTTTTTACGAATTTGTTCTGGAGTATTTGAAAGAGGACTCAACGTAAATCATAACCGACTTGATAAACCTGTAAAACTTTCTTCTAGTTTTGCATTTTTTGGACAAGATCGAAACACTGTAGATTTGGCTTACCCTGGTGATATCATTGGACTTGTGAACCCAGGTACATTTAAGATTGGAGATGTTTTATCCACAGGAAATACACCTCCCTTACGCCCATTGCCTAGTTTTGCTCCCGAATTATTTGCAACCATTTCTTGTAAGGATACACTTCAATTAAAATCTTTTAAAAAAGGCTTAGATCAATTAGCAGAAGAAGGAATTTTGCATCTTTTCACCTCACGAACAATTGGTGGTGGAGTTCCCATTATTGGAGCAATGGGAAAGTTGCAGTTTGAAGTATTCCAAAGAAGACTAAAAGATGAATACGGTGCTGATACTTCGATCAATATTTTACCTTATGGAATTTCTAGATGGGTGAAAAAAGAAGATAGAAGTAAAATTCCATCTAATGCGAATCTGGTTGAAGATTTGTTTGGAAATATGGCTTTATTATTTGATACAGAATGGGATATGAATTATTTCCATAAAAATAATGAAGGGATCGAGTTGTTAGACAATCCTCCTTTAGAAGAATGA